The sequence TGAGTACATACATGGATACAAATAATCATCATGCTTCTGCTTTAAAGTTCACTAATTTGCAAGTTCTAATATCAGTGTCAACATTTCCATTCCAATCATTTTAGGATCACCAAATTATTTGCATATAATATTTTTCATCCCACTACAAATGTGCGTCTTCAATACTGAACTTATCTAGCACAACGTTCATGCATCCATGCTGCAAGGTGCTGACTGAGAATCTGAAGCCTCAGGAGTTAGGATTTTTCCCATACCATATCCATGTGTTTGGCTCTGGTACAGCATATTGATCAGTCTATACAGCCAACATGGTAGATATTGAGAGCAAAGACAAACGAAAACCTTGGTGCATGTAGCAGCATTATCAAATTAGACAATAAAGTAAAGTTACAAACTGAGATAAGCCATTTGACCAGTTTGATATTGCCACTTCTAATAGCTTGTATCAACAAGTTGCAATAGGACATTGGAGAAATAGTCACTGATTGAATTTCAAAGGTAGTTCAGATGTGAAATATATGGGCAGAACCCCGTCATTAATGTGAAGGGTGACCTAGATTTATCAGTGTGCTTGAGATCGTATGTAAATAATGGCATCATATTTGGATTTCTGACTTTAAATCTGAAATATCATGAGCAGCACCAACAGGAATAAAAGTCAACAGAAGAAAAAAGTTACAACATAAAGCTCACACACTTACCTCAAGAGATTGGTTTCGAGTTTCCCTAATCTTCCAATAAAATTTTCCATGGTTTTCGAGAAAAAAGAGTTTCCTGCCTTCTCAGCAGTCTTAAGTTCTTCAGGTCTCCTGAACaaattttaaccaaaaaaaatcaaatatgttCAAAATGACAGAATCTAGTTGACCTTGCAAGTCCAAGATATGAAGAACCTATGTtagtaaaaattaaatatatagcaCCCATATCAGATAATTTGAGAATTTTAAAAGCAAGCAGCTTACTCATTTTGAAACATGTGATGTAAGTGTAAAGCTTACATTTTTCTATTGTTCAAAAGCATGTGAGAATCATTTCCTGCACAAGAGATAAGGCTGCATACATCTCCTAGTGCTAATTTAGCAACAAAGTACGTCAGACTTCCATAAGAAGCAGTTTCCTCTGCATTCAGAAACATAGCTGGTACAGAAGGAATGAGTTGTTGCATTAACTGAGTTGTCAAGACAAGCCTTCTCCGCAATCGAGTAATTGATGGGCCATCTTCCACTATCTCAAATTCATCTTCAACCTGTAGGTATAAGTGGTCAGTATACTCTGTTATGAAAATGCCATGGAGCAAGATAAAGAATCACAACATGCGACATTGATGACAAGCGAACCTTCTCAATCAGCCTATTCAGAGCCTGAGCCCAATCTAACTCTGCCATGCTGTAAGAAATAAGAAAGAATtcaattattaactagaaaagATAGAGAAACAACAACATGCATGCACTTATGCTTGTCGTGATGACATGCAAACACAAGGACCATGTCCCCACATAAGCATGTATACATAACCACAATGAGCacaatatttctttttaaacaCAAATCGTCTAGCAAATTGTTGTTTTATGAATACTACCTGCTAGTTTGCAGCCTTTTAGAACCCTGCATCACCTCCTTGTGCCAAGGTAACAGCTCTGATGTTGCACTTTTGCGTTTCTTTGGAATTAGAGTCATATTGTTATCAATGGCATCTGGAGGCAGATGATGAGAAGGTGAACCCTTGCCAGCAGCTCTGGCAGTCAATGATGTATTCTGCTGGAGGCTACCAACCTGACTGACATTAGTTCTTTGCTCCACCACGGTACCATTATGCATGCTCTCAGAAACTTTTGCAGAGAAGCAGGTGACACCTTTTGCAGTCCTCTGAGAATTACCAAGTCCATCATACATTGCTAGAATTTGACCATTTTTATAGGTTCCATACTGCCCAAACCAGGAAGGAGCCATTTGAGGACTAATCCATGGCCGTTCATTCCCTCCCACAGACGTTGACTTGGAACTTTTACTAGGAGAATTTGCATGATTCTGAATATCATGCTGTCCTGAAGCAAGTAGATCTTGAGAAGGTAAATCTCTACAAGCGACCTGAGAACATGTGCTTGTGCTTTTGTCTTTCTTTGAAGAAAAGCTTAGCATTTTGACATCAGAAGGAAATGAACTATGCTGGAAGCTTGCATCCAGTTCATTCAAAACTGGTTTCTGTCCAAAAATAAACCTCTGACCTGCCCACTCCATCTGCAAAGCATTACAACCCAAATCTGCCCCTTTGAGCCTCTTTCCAACCCGTTTACTAGGATCAGACTCTGTATCCTTCATAGCCTGTTGAAGCAGGGAATAGTTTTGTGCATGAGCATCTAGTAATTTTAGAGTTTGTCCAGAGGCACCCTTATCATGATTTAAAGAGGCAAAATTCGAGTCCTGTTCATATTTTACTCTACTGAGATCTTGCTGATACAGACGCACCAGTGATGGAATGGAGACAGAAGAATTTCCATCGGAAATATGTTTTGGCACTGGTTCTTGCCCTCGGGATGCACTTCCTTTCTTAGCAGCAACATCCACCTTATCAGGAGGCTTTTGTTCAGAGGAATCAGTTTTAATTGAATATTCTCCTCCATAAGTGTCAATAAAAGATGCACTTTCCCCTTTCCTATTGCTGTCATCAACAGTAATCTGTGTTGTACAAGAATTTGCAACCCTCATGCTAGGCAATGGGCTTGTAGACTGATTTATAATGGGCAAGGCATTTTTAGGCTCGGCTCCAGATAGGCATTGTTGAGATGACACACTTGTCCATATATTATGTAGCATTGTTGAAAAGCCACCTTGTTGAGAAAAGCCTGCTGTAGCAGAATGTTGGTCAACTGATTTTGTTTCCATGAGAGAGGGTTGTTGGCCTGAATTCATTGCATGCATATCTGCATTTATCAGCTGAGGATGCCCTGAATCTAGTGAACAAACCTGTGAAGCAATGGGTGCACAAGTATCAGCAGAGAGTGCAAGTCTGAAAGAGGAAACTCTGCCATCCAAACTAGGTAGTGAAGCCTGAGCAGATTGATCAGCTAAAGCTCCACCACTAGAGTCATCAGTCAAATTAGGATGAGTGGTGTGCTTGCTATGACCATCCATATAACTTTCACTTTCAAAAGAACTTGTTGACTGGCCCATTTTTGCTAGTTCATTTGCACTAGAGATGTCTCTGTTCCTTGCATAAGGAAGTGAGGATGGAGCCAAGGATTTTTCATAAACACTTGACTTGTTTGCCTGTCCAGATATACTTAATTTATTATCTAAATTTTCTCTCTGAGATGTTTCAAGAGAAGGGATAGACAGAATTTTAGTGGGAGATGTCAAGAACATTTGATCTTTGTCTCCTGCCCCTGAGTTCAGACTCTTTGAATCACAATCATTTAATGCTGGTAAGGAAGTCTGTGAGGGCAAAGAATGGCTTGAAAGTGGTTGTCTTTGAGATGGTGGAGCCAATTTTAAACCAAAGGCATAAGACTGGCTATGCTGAAGATGAGAAGAACCATCAGAAGCAGCTGACTCAGGGATCTCAGGTGGTGCAGTGTGTTTGGAGTCACTGAAGTGTACGACAGTGTTTCTTTCCCTTGATTGGTCCACCTTATGAAGAAGGTTGAGCATATTTTGACTACAATGGAACATATTTATTTGTGTTAGAACTTAGAATAAGGCATACATAGGAAAGTAACACCCTGACAAACATTATATCTGAAAGTAGCAAGatggtaaaaaagaaaaaagagggattaaaagaagaaatatgAATTTTAATCCAAAAAGCTATTGCACAATTTCAAAACAAGAACCTGAGAATAGTTTTGATGCGCTGGTTGATTTCTCATGAGTTGCAAGCTCATGAAATAACTAATGTAAGGTTCTATACTACAAGGCCGTAATGTTACAGCAGAAAATCATCATGGAGGACATTAAGAATTAATTACTAACCTTGCCTGACCATCACTTCTATTCTGAGAAAAGCGAGCAGCTGATACATCAAAGGGAAACATAGCAGAGCCATGGCCAGGAATGGAGCCTTTGTATTGTATTTCCTCCACTCCTTTTGCACTCCTTTGCATATCAATTAAGCGCCCCTATAAAAGGACAAAAATATAAATAGTTCCAGACTTCCAGCCAATGAAAaggacagaaggaaaaaaaagcgaAACTTAAGTTCACCATTTACCTTTCCTATATGAACAGCATTAGATCCGATGGCATGTCCAGCTTGCTCCTGATTCTTCGAACCTTGAACTACCAAGTGGGAAGAGCCCTGTGAACATGATCTCCAAATCTGGGAATCGGTTTCCATATTCATCTCCAAATTTCCCATTGGGTGATACTGAAACCTGCAAGGCCCCAAGGTTTTCTGACCAGATTGACCAGATGAATATTGGGCACTGGCCACTAAAGGATGGTGTTCATTTCCAGCTAACAACAAATCCGCTCTTGCACCACCTCCTGGATCAGTATGTTGGGTCGGATGTGATTGACTAAAAACATATCCTTCGTTAACCTCTCTTGGGAAGCTATTTTTTTGTTTATGGTTATACATTTCAGCTGATCCTTGGTCAGTGGTATTTAAGGATGAGTCCCAAGCATGTTGAGCACTGCTTAACTCATTTTGGTATTTTGCAAAATTTTCATCTCCTACATATTTCGCAGAAGAATCAACAGCAACATGTTTTCCATAATAAACCCGATGCCTGTTAACAACCTGTTGATTTATTTCCTGATTAAATTTCAAGGTGCTTGAAGTTGTAATAGCAGCATAGTCACCCATACAAGCATCATCACTGTTCATTCTAGGACTGCTCATGTCAGATCTAACTGGCTGCAGCCCGTCAGAAAAGTTAGGGAAGGATACAGTGCTGTTGTCGCAATTCTTATCCATATGCAAGATTCTATTGGTCTCATATCTTTGAGCATGTTGATTGGTTGCATCATTATCATGGACTATTAATATATCAGGAGTCAGGGACCCATTGACATTCCATCCATCTGGATTGTTACCATGCTGGCCATTTACATTATGCAAGGGCATCTtctgttggtgagccaaaaccTGCGTGTTCTGCAAGTTCAACTCCATGCCTGCAGGTTGTGCAGAGTTTACTGACTGTTCATACATCTGTCCTTCCCAAACACCATTAGAAACATTATCCAAGTGCGTTTGCATTTGAAAATTAGCCCCTGCAAATTGCTTTTTCTGGTGACTCTGATCTAGATGCTCGTTCCTAGCTTCCTTTGATGGTTGTTGAATGGACTCATGGGAAGCATCAGCTGATACACTCTCATTCAGTTCGTATGCAAATTTAATAGGGTGCTCAAAACCAGGGGTTGTATGACAATTTGAGCTGGCATCAGCATCattaaagaaaggaaaaagtctTGAAGTCATAGATGATGCACTCTGCAGATTGTTATCATCCCACATCATTTGCTGTTTCCCATTATCACTTAATACAGCGGACTTGTTCCCACTCGATAGTTCTGTTTTCTGGAAACTCAGTCCACTCCACTCTTCATGCAGTCCAGTGTCACTGCTGGAAGCTTCCAGAGCCTCCTGCATAAGAGCACACCAGCTTCCATTTTGAATAGAAGGAAATGCATGAAAATGGTCATTACTTTCCAAAGGATTACCATGCAGAAAACCTGTTGAGTTTGTGATACTACTTCCAAAAGAAGCGGCCCAATTGCCATCATCTTCTGCACCGAACAGGAGTTTCTCTTCCGTCTGATCTATACTAGCTCCAATATGAGAAGGCTCTACCTTCATCACTGCCTTTTCCTGTAAGGTCCCTGACCAATCATTATCTTCTTGCCTACTATGAAAATCTTGAGCCTGCAAACTACATGAGAAGTTGTCTGCTTGCTGATAGTTACCTGATGTGGCGCCACTATTCAGGCCTTCCACTGGAGCAACTGCAAATGAAACCTTTCCTTGAAAGCCCTGCTTATCCACCAAAAAACTGTCCTGTAAGCAGCCCTGCTCGGGAACCATAAAATGATCACTTTGAAAACAACTTAATGCAGATGATGGCATTGATGGCTTCTCTGCCTGGTTCCCACCGGCCGGGGTCATTGCATCAGTGCAATCATGAGACATTCCTTGGAACTGGGAGGAATAAATCAAAGAGTCTCTACAGTGGGAAACAGGAGTCCCATTCAAAGATTGATCAAGTTGTGGAGCGAACCCCAAAGGTCGCATTAATTGGCTTTGGTCATGTGAAAACATAAGCCCATGCATTGGAGACCCACTACATGGTGCCATGTTCATACTCCCAGCAAGGAGCATATGAGAGCTACTCAGAGTCTTCAATTCACCTTCCTCGTGCCCATTTGACAACATGTAATTAGATGCCTCGCTAATAGGCATGCCATTCAGCACACCTGGAAACTGATTGACAGCTGCCTGTCTTGCAACTTCAGATAGCTGAGTATGTAAGTTCTGTGGCCTTCCCCCCTCGTCCAATTGCTGGAGTTGCTGCTGCCTTTGAATCTCTTGTATCTGTTTGTATATCAAGTTTTGTTGCCATAACTGCATATCATTAAACCCTTGCTGCTGCCTAGAGAAACAATGTGATAGTCCTGGGTGTTGGCTCATCATGAGCTGTTGTTGACCACCAAGAAAGACAAAATTCGCAGGAGTTTCGAATGCATCTGACCTCTCGGAACTTCATTTAAGGCTGGAACCATATTCAGGAGCCTTTCCCTGTTTCAATTGGAAAGTCAGTACGCCTGTCAGCATTAACCTATGACTATCAGAAATTGTTCCATCCCTTAGAAAACTCACTTGATTGGAACTTGTGGGAAGACCATGAGAACCATGAATAAATCCATTCAAGTTCAATTGCTGGTTTCTAGACCGGTTATTAGCAAATTCTGGGTTTAGGGTTGACTGTGTCAAATTTGTGCCAAGAGGCACTTCTGAAGACTGCCTAACATTTCCTTGCTCAGAATCTGTCAAAAACAAACAAATGACAAAAATTTATACATGAAATCGCAAAAAGAAGCATCCTGTTTGTTCAATCAAATCAATGAGAAGATATCAAAATAATTTGATTTCCCTTTTTCACTTTGCAAGTCAGTCCACCAAAATTGCAGAGGAAGATATATAAAAAACAGATGAACAAATTAACAGATAATCACATGTTGCGACTTGACTGCACATTTAGCAAGCTTTTGGGGATAATAGGGTGCCTAATGCAGGTTACAGAAGGGGAAATTCACTGGATAAACATAAGTTCATAGCTGAAAAAAAAGGCATGTAGTTCTTTGAATAAGGATTATGAAGACCATTCTGCCTTTAAGTAACAACCTGCAAATTGTTGTTTAAAACTGACCAACTTTCATCTTGCACTTGAGATGGAAGAATTTGGGAGAAGCTGTCCTGCTCACAAAGCTATGGATCCTCTCAGCAACTTCATTCCCAGGCATAGACGAGGTGACTTGCAGTAACCAGGGCTAGTGCTTTAGTATTGCCGAGAAACAGTAAGGGCAATCTACCCAGATGGAAAGAAATAAGCAGATTTCAATAGCCGCTTAGTCCTGGAGAGCAGAAAAAAGATGGTCAATAAAAAAGTGCAACTAAATAATTCAAACTCCCTCAAAACATGTGATGTGACTATTCATGGCAGCTTAAGTTGTGCCAGCATTACACTTTTCTCACCTATCAGGACTGCAGAATAACAACTTTTCTGAtacaatgtaaaaaaaaaaccagaaaAGAGTGCACGGTCCAATAAAAGTAGCCATACATCTTTTAACAAGTCTCTACAACATTGAACAGTCTATGATGATCTTATAATCCATTAATCTGTAGCTTCTTGTTTGAAAGCCGATTTTCCCTCAACCATACCTTCCAAAAAACAAGCTATCTAGGTCACCTAATAAACTCAAAATATCGGCATCAAAAAAATATGCTATATTTTGGGGAAGAAAGCAATAAAATAGAACAAAATTAAGAAAACCATGCAAgcaggtcaaaaaaaaaaaaaaagagcacgaCATTTCAAAATAATGAGGCTATCAAAAACTGATTACATGACGTAaaatatggaaagaaaaaatagttaTGAAATTTACCTTGGAGAAGTACCTGGTTCCATTCTTGCAGACATTTTCCGTCAAGAACTCATGCTAGGCCTGCATGCAAAAACATCCACTCAGATAACATTATGCCAAAAGTAATGTAAACAAAAAAGATTGttaaatagaaagaaaatgttCTGCACTTGTAAATATTTATATTCTTACACTAAGAACTTCCATTCCTTTTGGTTCAAGCCATAGACAATTATGGcctagaagaagaaaaatgattGAAGATCTTATCACGAAAGGCATGCAAGTCAAGCAAGTCAAgcgaatgagagagagagagagagagagagagagagagagagagagagagagatggggggTGGGGGCGGCGGGGATCGATTGGCTTAGGAAGACATACATAAACCATACAACACAATGTGGCCTGGTTTCAACCATCACCCTTTCGAATTCCCAATTAAACTCTACTTGATGACAGAATTAGACTTGGAATATGAATCTGACATATGAAATTCAGAAAGGAAGTTTGATGGCTAGCCTTATAAGAAAAATGAACTGCAGAAAACAGTTGTGTAACATATGGCAAACATTTTCAACGATAATTTAATCAAAAGGGATGACAATGTTGATTAACAGGTGGTGATATGGAAATGGAGCAGTGGCATATCAGGGAAAGGTCGATGGAACACTTTCTTTGTAACATAAACTCTTTAAAATATGTCATATTACACGCCGATGGGCAGTCCACAGAATATTTAGAAGgactttttttaaacaaaaaaataagtGACATGAACCAGTGCATTTTTTTACTTCGTTTGCATTATCAAAGCCAAATGCAAGCAACATGTAAAAGCAGGTGATGGCAACCATAGATCAGAAATTTTTATGATATAAAGCAAAGGGAACGACCATCAAACAAGAAGGCTATAATATCTCACTAAGACAGCTCAGTTGTCAGGTGAACCACCTCTGAAATTTTGTTAGAGAGCATCAAATTATTTGGTCTCTAATCCATCAGGAAGTGGGCCTGCAATGAAACATTGCGGCATGCAGGAAAGTTGAGGCATTCATCATAAATTTATAGCTGAAGAGTAAGAGAACTCTGTGGATAGACAGAGAAAGATGAAAAGCTtgaaatcatgaaaatagtagaTCATGTCCAATAGATAACGCTCCAGAAAAGAAACCCTGTACCACATCTTTAACTGTTAAGAGGTACGTTCTTCAACTATACCAACTGATTTCACAAACAATAACAATACTTCACCTCAAAAAGAATCATGCTCCACCGAAACAAATTACGATCTCATGTTAAAAAACTATG is a genomic window of Phoenix dactylifera cultivar Barhee BC4 chromosome 4, palm_55x_up_171113_PBpolish2nd_filt_p, whole genome shotgun sequence containing:
- the LOC103720065 gene encoding uncharacterized protein LOC103720065 isoform X2; this translates as MMSQHPGLSHCFSRQQQGFNDMQLWQQNLIYKQIQEIQRQQQLQQLDEGGRPQNLHTQLSEVARQAAVNQFPGVLNGMPISEASNYMLSNGHEEGELKTLSSSHMLLAGSMNMAPCSGSPMHGLMFSHDQSQLMRPLGFAPQLDQSLNGTPVSHCRDSLIYSSQFQGMSHDCTDAMTPAGGNQAEKPSMPSSALSCFQSDHFMVPEQGCLQDSFLVDKQGFQGKVSFAVAPVEGLNSGATSGNYQQADNFSCSLQAQDFHSRQEDNDWSGTLQEKAVMKVEPSHIGASIDQTEEKLLFGAEDDGNWAASFGSSITNSTGFLHGNPLESNDHFHAFPSIQNGSWCALMQEALEASSSDTGLHEEWSGLSFQKTELSSGNKSAVLSDNGKQQMMWDDNNLQSASSMTSRLFPFFNDADASSNCHTTPGFEHPIKFAYELNESVSADASHESIQQPSKEARNEHLDQSHQKKQFAGANFQMQTHLDNVSNGVWEGQMYEQSVNSAQPAGMELNLQNTQVLAHQQKMPLHNVNGQHGNNPDGWNVNGSLTPDILIVHDNDATNQHAQRYETNRILHMDKNCDNSTVSFPNFSDGLQPVRSDMSSPRMNSDDACMGDYAAITTSSTLKFNQEINQQVVNRHRVYYGKHVAVDSSAKYVGDENFAKYQNELSSAQHAWDSSLNTTDQGSAEMYNHKQKNSFPREVNEGYVFSQSHPTQHTDPGGGARADLLLAGNEHHPLVASAQYSSGQSGQKTLGPCRFQYHPMGNLEMNMETDSQIWRSCSQGSSHLVVQGSKNQEQAGHAIGSNAVHIGKGRLIDMQRSAKGVEEIQYKGSIPGHGSAMFPFDVSAARFSQNRSDGQASQNMLNLLHKVDQSRERNTVVHFSDSKHTAPPEIPESAASDGSSHLQHSQSYAFGLKLAPPSQRQPLSSHSLPSQTSLPALNDCDSKSLNSGAGDKDQMFLTSPTKILSIPSLETSQRENLDNKLSISGQANKSSVYEKSLAPSSLPYARNRDISSANELAKMGQSTSSFESESYMDGHSKHTTHPNLTDDSSGGALADQSAQASLPSLDGRVSSFRLALSADTCAPIASQVCSLDSGHPQLINADMHAMNSGQQPSLMETKSVDQHSATAGFSQQGGFSTMLHNIWTSVSSQQCLSGAEPKNALPIINQSTSPLPSMRVANSCTTQITVDDSNRKGESASFIDTYGGEYSIKTDSSEQKPPDKVDVAAKKGSASRGQEPVPKHISDGNSSVSIPSLVRLYQQDLSRVKYEQDSNFASLNHDKGASGQTLKLLDAHAQNYSLLQQAMKDTESDPSKRVGKRLKGADLGCNALQMEWAGQRFIFGQKPVLNELDASFQHSSFPSDVKMLSFSSKKDKSTSTCSQVACRDLPSQDLLASGQHDIQNHANSPSKSSKSTSVGGNERPWISPQMAPSWFGQYGTYKNGQILAMYDGLGNSQRTAKGVTCFSAKVSESMHNGTVVEQRTNVSQVGSLQQNTSLTARAAGKGSPSHHLPPDAIDNNMTLIPKKRKSATSELLPWHKEVMQGSKRLQTSSMAELDWAQALNRLIEKVEDEFEIVEDGPSITRLRRRLVLTTQLMQQLIPSVPAMFLNAEETASYGSLTYFVAKLALGDVCSLISCAGNDSHMLLNNRKMRPEELKTAEKAGNSFFSKTMENFIGRLGKLETNLLRAKHMDMVWEKS
- the LOC103720065 gene encoding uncharacterized protein LOC103720065 isoform X1; the encoded protein is MMSQHPGLSHCFSRQQQGFNDMQLWQQNLIYKQIQEIQRQQQLQQLDEGGRPQNLHTQLSEVARQAAVNQFPGVLNGMPISEASNYMLSNGHEEGELKTLSSSHMLLAGSMNMAPCSGSPMHGLMFSHDQSQLMRPLGFAPQLDQSLNGTPVSHCRDSLIYSSQFQGMSHDCTDAMTPAGGNQAEKPSMPSSALSCFQSDHFMVPEQGCLQDSFLVDKQGFQGKVSFAVAPVEGLNSGATSGNYQQADNFSCSLQAQDFHSRQEDNDWSGTLQEKAVMKVEPSHIGASIDQTEEKLLFGAEDDGNWAASFGSSITNSTGFLHGNPLESNDHFHAFPSIQNGSWCALMQEALEASSSDTGLHEEWSGLSFQKTELSSGNKSAVLSDNGKQQMMWDDNNLQSASSMTSRLFPFFNDADASSNCHTTPGFEHPIKFAYELNESVSADASHESIQQPSKEARNEHLDQSHQKKQFAGANFQMQTHLDNVSNGVWEGQMYEQSVNSAQPAGMELNLQNTQVLAHQQKMPLHNVNGQHGNNPDGWNVNGSLTPDILIVHDNDATNQHAQRYETNRILHMDKNCDNSTVSFPNFSDGLQPVRSDMSSPRMNSDDACMGDYAAITTSSTLKFNQEINQQVVNRHRVYYGKHVAVDSSAKYVGDENFAKYQNELSSAQHAWDSSLNTTDQGSAEMYNHKQKNSFPREVNEGYVFSQSHPTQHTDPGGGARADLLLAGNEHHPLVASAQYSSGQSGQKTLGPCRFQYHPMGNLEMNMETDSQIWRSCSQGSSHLVVQGSKNQEQAGHAIGSNAVHIGKGRLIDMQRSAKGVEEIQYKGSIPGHGSAMFPFDVSAARFSQNRSDGQASQNMLNLLHKVDQSRERNTVVHFSDSKHTAPPEIPESAASDGSSHLQHSQSYAFGLKLAPPSQRQPLSSHSLPSQTSLPALNDCDSKSLNSGAGDKDQMFLTSPTKILSIPSLETSQRENLDNKLSISGQANKSSVYEKSLAPSSLPYARNRDISSANELAKMGQSTSSFESESYMDGHSKHTTHPNLTDDSSGGALADQSAQASLPSLDGRVSSFRLALSADTCAPIASQVCSLDSGHPQLINADMHAMNSGQQPSLMETKSVDQHSATAGFSQQGGFSTMLHNIWTSVSSQQCLSGAEPKNALPIINQSTSPLPSMRVANSCTTQITVDDSNRKGESASFIDTYGGEYSIKTDSSEQKPPDKVDVAAKKGSASRGQEPVPKHISDGNSSVSIPSLVRLYQQDLSRVKYEQDSNFASLNHDKGASGQTLKLLDAHAQNYSLLQQAMKDTESDPSKRVGKRLKGADLGCNALQMEWAGQRFIFGQKPVLNELDASFQHSSFPSDVKMLSFSSKKDKSTSTCSQVACRDLPSQDLLASGQHDIQNHANSPSKSSKSTSVGGNERPWISPQMAPSWFGQYGTYKNGQILAMYDGLGNSQRTAKGVTCFSAKVSESMHNGTVVEQRTNVSQVGSLQQNTSLTARAAGKGSPSHHLPPDAIDNNMTLIPKKRKSATSELLPWHKEVMQGSKRLQTSSMAELDWAQALNRLIEKVEDEFEIVEDGPSITRLRRRLVLTTQLMQQLIPSVPAMFLNAEETASYGSLTYFVAKLALGDVCSLISCAGNDSHMLLNNRKMRPEELKTAEKAGNSFFSKTMENFIGRLGKLETNLLRLEKRSSILDLRVECRDLERCSILNRFAMFHGRARTDGVESLSTSENAPRRALHQSHVTAFATAGNFPEGVLCFSL